CTGCGCGTGTCCAAAACCGCTAAGAGATGTCAGTTTCGACGACGATACGccacaaaatgtcaaaagcaTCGCCTTGTCGCCCGTCATGGGAAAACCTGGACTCCGGATCGGATTTTCGCCACATAGCTCGAGTCGAGCAAGCTCAAAGAAATACCATCCATAACTGGCAAGGAAGTTTCTTAACACACTTGCGCGATCGTCTCTCTTGGTTGTCGCTCGTGCGTTAATAGCTATTTTCTTCCCTTGTCATGTAAATAAGTATTAATAACGATTTAATAGCGTTAGTCAGACGCGCGTGCCGATAGATGGCGCCACGCCCCGATTCAAACCTGGAGATTATAGCCCGGGTGCAACTGCCGTTAAAGTGGAGTATCAGGCGACACCCCTTGCAATTAGAAATTTCGAGGGTAATTGTCACCTCCGTTCGAGGGTTCAGCTCGAAGGATTGAAAATGCAATAAGAAATTGTCCcctttgcataaaaaaatcgacGAGTCGGGGCGTTTTTACACCCTTTCCTTTTAAATACTGAAAGTCGGATTGCCAAATTTTCGTtcgaccaccctgtataaaacacGAAAATTCGATTAGGGCATTTTCGACCGAGCTTTtggtgtgatttttttaagccACGGAATCTCGAGCTTCTTTATTGAACCCTCTGCATATTACTGAATACCGTGGACTTACGAACCAACAGATATAACTCACTTACAGCCTGTCCCATGGCGACCTTGCGGTTTTCGAATCCTTCGAATCGAAGCTGACCCGACCCCATTACGTCCGCATTCTTTTACAACTCTCACGTTCCCGCCTTTGTTCCAGAACTCTCTCCTCACGGCAATCTCGAAGCTGGAATACCGGAAGTCGATCTGCCCAGCTACACCATAGCTTCGGGACTGCCCACATACGAAGAGGCCTTGGAGCAGTTGAAGCGGGTTCAGGAGAAAACGAGGGAAGCTCAGCAAGTGAGAACGACCGGTGGTGCTCAAGAGGCGACGAATGAAATTCGGACTCAAGGGCGTGGTCACGGGCAAAGCGGCACGTTGTCCATGTTTAATTTGTTCGGCATCACCAAGAACGGTGGGGAGAGTAGTGCCACGAAGCCCACCTGAAGAGAGGTTGTGGTTTATTGTCCGATGAGTTCCTCTTTGAAATAATgcagtttatttatttgtaaatatattatttacatttcggAATGTACCACACTTAAACGTTTAGGCAAATATAGAAAGAACACGTTCTATACGTCAACCACCATGCTCATTTAAACCAGTTGGAAATTAACGTAATTGATCGCTTATTGATGTAATATTGCGTTGCGAATTTACGTTGCAACACTAAACTGCCAACTTCCATAATAACTTAATATGAAATTCGATGATTCCATAGCCCAAATTATTTATATCGGCGATATAACAGAGAACTGATAATAGTTGTGTTCGTAGatcaaatttccaattattcatacatttcaaggaaatttGGTCGAGTTTCAACGTAAAGGCATTGCTAAGTTAGATTAGatagtttaggttagttcaggttagcacACTGAATGCAGCTGGCTGtgttaaattaagaaatcgATCATTGTTAGTAGTAGTTTAAGCTCGTGTTAGTCCTTAAATTGTATTTCTTCAAGGCCAATGCCATTTCTCAATGAAAATACCGAGTCTTCATTCGATAAGTAAacttttatgtgttcaaacgcGAAAATGCAGTTAAATTGGCCCGAAAGCTCTTACCGCGTAACTCAAGAACGGCGCGTTCCGGCAGATGGCGCTGGTTTGCGCCCCTCCCGCCAATTGTGGTTTAACAAATCACCTCATTCGCCATTATCAAGAAACCGTCGGGCATTTCGCCTAAAATCGGTGCTTAGTGCCTTATTGCAAGAAAATTGgctgatattttgaaattgttcGTTGTACAAAGTGGCCTTTCAAGGAGGTTGCTCATTTCAGACTTAAAAAACTCTCGTTTTTTTCCCTAATAAAATAATCAGCTGCATCTTCATAATAAGTGGTTTCAGTTCGTCTTTGCGTTGCCATGgactattaattaaaaagctcCGATGTTCGTAGGCAAATTCGTCATGGCCATCAAGGGGGAATCGGTTTTTATCCGTTTTAACCCAATTTCTGCGCTATCTTGAATGCTATTTTCGACGTAAAATAAAACTGCACTTTAATTAAGGTGCCTTCTTAGTCGCCTATTTgtaaagaattgaaattatagtttttatttgataaataacGAAAAGTGACATCGACATGACGtcaaatgttattaattttaagttgatAGGCGTAATAAAGTATGAATGATAAATAAGTGAATTTGCATGCTTTGTGTTGTGGCGTGATGGCTGTAATTAGGAGGTTTAATGTTTAACTAGGTAATTAACTAAGTAGTAATTAATATGTAACTCTAATGATGATTGTAACAGTAATGGTTTGCAGAAACAGAAAACATTACTCTTGAGTAATAACGTTCTTAGGTATTAATAGGAAATCGAAACTCGTTGCAGATTAGCCCATGCAACCAACGAAAACCCTCGCAAAGTTTGGGCTTTCAGGTGGAACAAACCCCATGGACGTGCCACAATAATAGCCTTTGCGTAACGTTGCAAAGTTCATTGCGGTGCAGACACGAAAGATTCCTTTATGCGAGACTGTTTTTGCATAAACGCACATATTTAGGTGTTACTTGATTGATGATTCACTTATCGAAGCCGCTTTAACAATGTTAATTTGCCAACATGGTAATAACTATTATGGATGGTATTTGTACGGGGTGAATTAGGAAAAACATCTATTTGCTCTGAAAATAAACACGTTTGCGTTGTTAGTTAGACGGAGTGAAGTATTTATTTTGGTTAATATTGGAACACGATTCTCTAAATTTAGTACTCGAAGGAATTGcaacggatttttttttttaacgtgtaggcgttcaaaaattctttattggaATTGAGATTTTAGGTTTATCAAAACTCGCAAGCATTCACCCATCTAAATGTTAATCAATTACGCTCCCGAcatgatttatttatacattttccaGGGTTTTAACATCAAAAAGGATGTGAAAATACGCAGAACGTCTGATAAAACAACCTGGGGACGGTTAGGTAGATGCGCACTCGCACAGATGGCGGTAGAGTTCTGATGTTCGGCTCTCGCTCACTACCGATGAATAATTCGATTGGGGCGTGAAAGATGGCTCTCAACCCCGTAGCGTTCGCCAATGTCAAGAAAACTCTTTATCTTTTCCTTTTATGTTTATTGTTAGCGTGATTATTGTGCCTTAAACGACCATTTTCGAGGCTAAGCTCAACTAACCTGGATGGATGCATTGTTCTGGAAATATCGATTAATCCTAGGTATCATTCCGTCGAAGCTAACTTAGATATACTTGTTTGGTAACATTTGTCTGAATAAAACGAATTGCTAATTGACTAACATCCTGGACTGTTCTACTGTTCATTCACAGGCGATGTAGCCTTATCAGAGTTCTCCTTTCCTCTCCCCCCTCCATCGCCATTCTCCATGTCGTCGCCTCCTTCCTCACTGTCTTCCTCATTCTCCTGCTCTCCTGCAACATCCATCAGCGATGTGTCCACTTCGGTGCCCGCACCGTTGGATTGCACATCAGCATCTTGTATTTGCTCAGAAACGATCTTTAGCTTGCCAATTTTGCCTGAAACTCTTTTAGCAAATACACTCAAAGTAACCTACTAATGAatctaacattttttcttcgaCTTCTTCTTCAAATAAGTGATGATTTCGGCCTCCGGAGTGTTGTATCCAGGAGGGAAAAAGTACCTACAATCCAGCTCTCCAATTTCCACGTCGGAGCTGATGTACGAAGGCCCCAAGTCCATGAAATCCATGAAGCACTGGGGGTCGTCTTTGGCCAGttgaattataattttctcttCGCTGTAAATAGAGGAACTGATAATAGTTTTGATGAGCAAACGGAATTTGGCCTTACTAGGTCACAGTCTCGTTCCTGTTTTCATATTGTTCGGTGTTTTTCCCCAACAATTTGGCCTCTCCAGAGCGGTCGTTGGAGAAATAACCGAAGCTTATCACCTTTTTTGGGTACTTCTCTGATAAGTCAAAAACATCCTTGGCTGAAAGGATGTTGTAGCGgcgagatgattaattcaatTCGATTACGCAAACCTTTGAACGCATCATACGCTACTGCCACGTGCAAGGGGACTTCCTCCACAACTGGCAACATGAAGGGGGCTGCCAAGTTGGGGAAAAACAGTTTCAAAGTCATGCCTTTGGCAAAAGAATTAGGAGGAGCCCATATACCTTGAACAACCATAACGATGTAAACTTATAAACGATCCGAATCTCAAAATCGAACCTAAAAGCACATCTTGCTCCACTTCTTTAATCTCATCGACAGTCATGCTCTCAGCCACGTCTGCCCACTCTCGGGGCTTTCCACCCTCCACCCAGAGTTTC
The genomic region above belongs to Euwallacea fornicatus isolate EFF26 chromosome 35, ASM4011564v1, whole genome shotgun sequence and contains:
- the LOC136348862 gene encoding protein commissureless 2 homolog translates to MDLNLDIGTSPLDALSIKAVDFNVSEFSVSQVGEDADVTSLSDPVYEQFLADVWVGIVLTLMVLSCVCFMCSCLIYHKIQEWKHRELSPHGNLEAGIPEVDLPSYTIASGLPTYEEALEQLKRVQEKTREAQQVRTTGGAQEATNEIRTQGRGHGQSGTLSMFNLFGITKNGGESSATKPT